A genomic window from Thunnus maccoyii chromosome 2, fThuMac1.1, whole genome shotgun sequence includes:
- the etaa1a gene encoding ewing's tumor-associated antigen 1 yields MNRSRRKVDRPPALTASSLEQQAVKHKPNRLSRSSRQSQQTAEERDSPRSQKSEFKTPTRIPRSRVSGGFSAESPHNDSDIQQDIIWDATSPSPQRLGKRGKKHPAAGFVDISEIVNRIAPKHGRPKAAEPTLQQWIGDSANIPCTPDVQVPKPKKKSPRPNGVDDLLKLAKQFDFNMFRQDEEEEAEDLHQQSQELLSEDILDFENGDLNDVSPSLPGNRQPATATAAADTDLDQHMEDDLDFLFDGPTQHISGDLSQFSSALPSQVKHAPAESSEEASGKPRPHVPTVGVAMTHAKGASANDEFEDDWENDDFLDDSLVLEVTQNPQNFSAPKHCSTQKPASEMKHRPLHVPAGGGVRLSQSAASKAEKENVRRTFKLESNPKFSVERIPTNTNLKCFSDQSWKTEGKDSQQSRFSSVETGNQHTWQTYSQFHQRTSAATVKHSTSSSTASNTVATKTTQNLTNGSSPSEAPAVSDADFLDDDLDYFFSSDPVWDDPADDDLLCEMCDDLENQIQRAENVSTKQTHQRPVLQPSNRNQQTANQQPASGRGGAFLQPLSQKQSALTCGSGRPAGSFASGVPAGARVDTVKDSIRFTQSKSASGTTNSSTCPQASSRVQSAAAAPPPPPPPPQGNSGKHQFTFKKPNNPVSTVTNAAAFGKCSAAEIELKKQQAMERRRQRLQAVQNLRAPT; encoded by the exons ATGAACCGAAGCCGGAGGAAGGTTGACCGTCCGCCCGCTCTGACAGCCTCCTCTCTGGAGCAACAAGCGGtcaaacacaaaccaaaccGCCTGAGCAGAAGTTCCAGACAGAGTCAACAGACAGCGGAGGAGCGCGACTCCCCCCGGAGCCAAAAGTCAG aGTTCAAGACCCCGACCAGGATCCCGAGATCCCGAGTCTCTGGTGGTTTCAGCGCAGAGTCTCCGCACAACGACTCCGACATTCAGCAGGACATCATCTGGGACGCCACCTCTCCTTCGCCGCAGAGACTCG gtaaaagaggaaagaaacatCCTGCTGCTGGATTTGTGGACATCTCTGAGATCGTCAACAGGATCGCTCCAAAG cACGGCAGGCCGAAAGCCGCTGAGCCGACTCTGCAGCAGTGGATCGGAGACAGCGCCAACATTCCCTGCACGCCTGACGTCCAGGTTCCCAAACCCAAGAAGAAATCCCCGAG GCCGAACGGAGTCGACGACCTGCTGAAGTTGGCCAAACAGTTTGACTTCAACATGTTTCGtcaggatgaagaagaagaagccgaAGACCTGCACCAGCAGAGTCAGGAGCTCCTGTCTGAGGACATCTTGGATTTCGAGAACGGTGATCTGAACGACGTTTCACCTTCGCTTCCTGGAAACCGTCAACCAGCGACAGCGACAGCGGCGGCTGACACAGATCTGGATCAACATATGGAGGACGatttggattttctgtttgATGGACCGACTCAGCACATAAGCGGAGATTTAAGTCAGTTTTCGTCCGCTCTGCCTTCACAAGTGAAACATGCTCCCGCTGAGTCATCCGAAGAGGCTTCTGGGAAACCTCGGCCACATGTTCCCACTGTTGGCGTCGCCATGACACACGCCAAAGGCGCGTCGGCGAACGACGAGTTCGAGGACGACTGGGAAAACGATGACTTTCTGGACGACTCTTTAGTTTTAGAGGTGACGCAGAATCCACAGAACTTCTCCGCTCCGAAGCACTGTTCGACCCAGAAACCAGCCAGTGAAATGAAACATCGTCCGCTACATGTTCCTGCAGGTGGAGGCGTTAGACTCAGCCAATCAGCCGCCTCTAAAGcagaaaaggaaaatgtgagAAGAACTTTTAAACTAGAATCCAACCCTAAGTTTTCTGTGGAGAGAAtccccacaaacacaaacttaaagTGTTTCTCGGATCAAAGCTGGAAAACAGAAGGTAAAGACTCTCAGCAGAGCCGGTTCTCTTCAGTCGAGACAGGAAATCAACATACTTGGCAAACATATTCACAGTTTCATCAAAGGACTTCTGCTGCGACTGTAAAACACAGCACGTCTTCTTCTACTGCGTCAAATACAGTGGCTACGAAAACGACTCAGAACTTAACAAACGGATCGTCTCCCAGCGAGGCTCCTGCCGTCTCCGACGCCGACTTCCTGGACGACGACTTGGACTATTTCTTCTCGTCCGACCCCGTCTGGGACGACCCAGCTGACGACGACCTGCTGTGCGAGATGTGCGACGACCTGGAGAACCAGATCCAGAGAGCGGAGAACGTCTCCACCAAACAGACTCACCAGAGACCAGTTCTGCAACCGTCCAACAGGAACCAACAGACGGCCAATCAGCAGCCCGCATCTGGGCGAGGCGGGGCTTTCTTGCAGCCACTTTCTCAAAAACAGTCAGCTCTTACCTGCGGTTCAGGTAGACCGGCGGGTAGTTTTGCCTCTGGCGTCCCTGCAGGTGCACGAGTCGACACGGTGAAGGATTCTATCAGATTCACACAGTCGAAAAGTGCTTCAGGAACCACGAACAGCTCGACGTGTCCGCAGGCGAGCAGCAGGGTCCaatcagctgctgcagctccgcCACCGCCCCCACCGCCGCCGCAAGGAAACAGCGGCAAACATCAGTTCACCTTCAAGAAGCCAAACAACCCGGTTTCCACGGTGACCAACGCAG CGGCTTTCGGTAAATGTTCAGCAGCAGAGATCGAGCTGAAGAAGCAGCAGGCGATGGAGAGAAGACGACAGCGACTGCAGGCCGTCCAGAACCTCCGAGCTCCGACCTGA
- the LOC121905956 gene encoding E3 ubiquitin-protein ligase TRIM21-like, with amino-acid sequence MSAASCLLSEDQFLCSICLDVFTDPVTTSCGHNFCKNCITEHWNSNDQYLCPICKKAFNTRPELHINTLFSEVVSQFRQEAQQKASSSSSEQRAAKPGEVPCDVCTGTKLKALKSCLVCLTSYCETHLEPHLTVSRLKRHQLMDPVENLEDRMCMKHDKPLELFCKTDQTCVCVLCSVLDHKTHEFVPLKEEYEGKKAELGKTEAEIQQMIQKRRLEVQEIKHSVDLSKEDADREKAEGVQVFIALKESVERSLNELIETIEEKQRTTEKQAEDFIKELEQEISELMERSSEVKQLSRSEDHLHLLQNFLSLKAALPTKDWTEVSVRPPSYEGTVVRAVTQLEETLSKEMKKLFGEVELKRVQQYAVDVTLDPDTADPWLILSDDGKQVNDGDVKKNLPDNPERFSDCVCVLGKQSFSSGRFYFEVQVKGKTEWDLGVARESINRKENIPLSPWNGYWTIWLRNGNEYEALDDPAVDLSLQSQPQKVGVFVDYDEGLVSFYDVDAAALIYSFTGCSFTEKLYPYFSPCNNDGGKNSAPLIICPVNQTE; translated from the coding sequence ggacacaacttctgcaaaaactgcatcactgaaCACTGGAACAGTAATGACCAGTACCTCTGTCCAATATGTAAGAAGGCTTTCAACACAAGACCTGAGCTTCACATCAACACACTGTTCTCTGAGGTTGTTTCTCAGTTCAGAcaggaagctcaacagaaagccaGCAGTAGCAGCTCAGAGCAACGAGCTGCCAAACCAGGAGAAGTTCCCTGTGACGTCTGTActggaaccaaactgaaggccctgaagtcctgtctggtgtgtctgacctcctactgtgagactcacctggagccTCATCTGACAGTTTCACGTCTGAAAAGACATCAGCTGATGGACCCTGTGGAGAACCTGGAAGACAGGATGTGTATGAAGCATGATAAACCTCTGGAGCTGTTCTGTAAGACCGACCAGACATGTGTCTGcgtgctctgctctgttttagaccacaagacacatgagtttgttcctctgaaagaagaatatgaaggaaagaaggcagagctggggaagacagaggctgaaattcagcagatgatccagaagagaCGACTGGAGGTTCAAGAGATCAAACACTCAGTTGACCTAAGTAAggaagatgcagacagagagaaagcagaaggtGTTCAGGTCTTCATCGCTCTTAAGGAGTCTGTTGAGAGAAGCCTGAATGAGCTCATTGAGACGATTGAAGAGAAGCAAAGaacgacagagaaacaggctgaagacttcatcaaagagctggaacaggaaatctctgagctgatgGAGAGAAGCTCTGAGGTGAAGCAGCTCTCACGCTCTgaagaccacctccacctcctccaaaactTTCTGTCCCTGAAAGCTGCTCTACccaccaaagactggacagaggtcAGCGTCCGTCCACCATCATATGAGGGGACTGTGGTGAGAGCTGtgactcagctggaggagacgctcagtaaagagatgaagaagctgTTTGGTGAGGTTGAGCTGAAGAGGGTCCAGCAGTAtgcagtggatgtgactctTGATCCTGATACAGCAGATCCCTGgctcatcctgtctgatgatgggAAACAAGTAAATGATGGTGATGTGAAGAAGAATCTCCCAGACAACCCAGAGAGATTttctgattgtgtttgtgttttaggaaAGCAGAGTTTCTCTTCAGGCAGATTTTACTTTGAGGTTCAGGTTAAAGGGAAGACTGAATGGGATTTAGGAGTGGCCAGAGAGTCCATcaacaggaaagaaaacatcCCACTGAGCCCTTGGAATGGTTACTGGACTATATGGttgagaaatggaaatgagtaTGAAGCTCTTGATGACCCTGCAGTGgatctctctctgcagtctcagcctcagaaggtgggggtgtttgtggattatgatgagggtctggtctccttttatgacgtagatgctgcagctcttatctactcctttactggctgctccttcactgagaaactctacCCATACTTCAGTCCCTGTAATAATGATGGTGGTAAAAACTCCGCCCCTCTGATCATctgtcctgtcaatcaaactgagtAG